CCCGATAGCCCTATGCTATAATTGCGCCTGCTATGAAACCTCTCTTTGCGCCTTCCATTCTTTCTGCCGATTTCACCCGCCTGGGCGAACAAATCGACGCGGCCGTCGCTGCAGGCGCTGACTGGCTGCACATTGACGTCATGGACGGGCATTTCGTGCCCAACCTGACCTTAGGCACGGCCATCGTTGCCGCTGCTCGCCGCGCTACCGACCGCCTGCTCGACGTGCACCTGATGGTCGAGCATCCCGAGCCGCTGCTGGAAGCCTTCGCCCGCGCTGGCGCCGACCTGATCACCGTGCATGTGGAAGCCACCCCCCACATCCATCGCGCCTTGCAACAAATCCACGCCCTGGGCTGCAAAGCAGGGGTGGCGCTCAACCCGGGCACCCCGGCCGAAGCCGTTTTCCCCGTGCTGCACCTGGCCGACCTGGTGCTGGTGATGTCAGTCAACCCCGGCTTTTCGGGGCAGGCCTTTTTGCCCGAAGTGCTGCCCAAAG
The Chloroflexota bacterium genome window above contains:
- the rpe gene encoding ribulose-phosphate 3-epimerase, which translates into the protein MKPLFAPSILSADFTRLGEQIDAAVAAGADWLHIDVMDGHFVPNLTLGTAIVAAARRATDRLLDVHLMVEHPEPLLEAFARAGADLITVHVEATPHIHRALQQIHALGCKAGVALNPGTPAEAVFPVLHLADLVLVMSVNPGFSGQAFLPEVLPKVRTLRARLDEQHPEAHLEIDGGINPHTLPLARAAGANVFVAASAIFRHPEGIAAGLAALQQAAA